A section of the Bradyrhizobium oligotrophicum S58 genome encodes:
- a CDS encoding carboxymuconolactone decarboxylase family protein, whose amino-acid sequence MRIKELTLADMDDAQRAVAEEAIAGKRGRIPAPLRAWLHSPELGRRAQKLGEFVRYDTSLPPALSELAILVTARHWTSHVEWYAHKRDGLAAGIDPAVIDALAMRRAPEFTDPKAKLVHDYTKLLLATGRVPDDLHAAATDALGERGVVDLVGIIGYYALVALTLNAFEIGLPDGERPELEP is encoded by the coding sequence ATGCGGATCAAGGAGCTCACGCTCGCCGATATGGATGATGCGCAGCGTGCCGTGGCGGAAGAGGCCATCGCGGGAAAGCGCGGCCGCATCCCGGCGCCGCTGCGGGCCTGGCTGCACAGTCCGGAGCTCGGGCGCCGCGCCCAGAAGCTCGGCGAGTTCGTCCGCTATGACACGTCGCTGCCGCCGGCGCTGTCCGAGCTCGCGATCCTGGTGACCGCACGGCACTGGACCTCGCATGTCGAATGGTACGCCCACAAGCGCGACGGGCTTGCGGCCGGCATCGACCCCGCCGTCATCGACGCGCTCGCGATGCGGCGTGCGCCTGAGTTCACCGACCCCAAAGCGAAACTTGTTCATGACTACACGAAACTGCTGCTCGCGACCGGCCGGGTGCCGGATGATCTGCATGCGGCTGCGACTGATGCCCTCGGCGAACGCGGCGTGGTCGATCTCGTCGGCATCATCGGCTACTACGCGCTGGTGGCGCTCACCCTCAACGCCTTCGAGATCGGCCTGCCGGATGGCGAGAGGCCGGAGCTGGAGCCCTGA
- a CDS encoding alpha/beta fold hydrolase, whose translation MNWIHLDGLTLRYELRGSGAQTLVLLHELGGSLESFDALMSELGEGRRILRYDLRGAGLSEKPRSSFSFDDHVCDLDRLLTALGIEGPIDIAGVAAGAAVAVSFALAYPDRVSALALCAPALSVDADRVHYLARRSELCMRSGMRAVAAETLDRSYPPALRRDRNTYLTYLGRFLGNDPVGYAHNNLAFAEVDLRGRLRDIPHRCLVLAGAHDLLRPEAQVAALALMIPHADYARIDEAGHLMQVQAPAELARRLLAFLAPPAARPVLPRAS comes from the coding sequence ATGAACTGGATCCACCTGGACGGACTGACCCTGCGCTACGAGCTGCGGGGCAGCGGAGCGCAGACGCTGGTGCTGCTGCACGAGCTCGGCGGCAGCCTCGAAAGCTTCGATGCGTTGATGTCCGAACTCGGCGAGGGGCGACGTATCCTGCGCTATGATCTGCGGGGCGCTGGCCTGTCGGAGAAGCCGCGATCATCCTTCAGCTTCGATGATCATGTTTGCGATCTCGACCGGCTGCTGACCGCGCTTGGGATCGAGGGACCTATCGACATTGCAGGCGTCGCGGCCGGGGCTGCGGTGGCGGTCAGCTTCGCGCTGGCCTATCCGGACCGCGTGTCCGCGCTGGCGCTGTGCGCGCCTGCGCTCAGCGTCGATGCCGATCGCGTGCACTATCTGGCCCGGCGCTCCGAGCTGTGCATGCGTTCCGGCATGCGGGCGGTGGCGGCCGAGACGCTAGACCGCTCCTATCCGCCCGCGCTGCGGCGTGACCGCAATACATATCTCACCTATCTCGGCCGCTTCCTCGGCAATGATCCGGTCGGCTACGCCCATAACAATCTTGCGTTCGCCGAGGTCGACCTGCGCGGCCGTCTGCGCGACATCCCGCACCGCTGTCTGGTGCTCGCCGGAGCGCATGATCTGTTGCGGCCGGAGGCGCAGGTCGCGGCGCTGGCGCTGATGATCCCGCACGCCGACTACGCGAGGATCGACGAGGCCGGTCATCTGATGCAGGTGCAGGCGCCGGCCGAGCTGGCGCGGCGCCTGCTCGCGTTTCTCGCGCCACCCGCAGCACGGCCGGTGCTGCCGCGCGCCTCGTGA